The window GCCCATGTCAGGGCTCAGATCTTAGTGATTTTAGCCCGCACAGGCCTCGTTTATTGTCTGGATACTGCTCTCACTGCACATCCATCCATGGAGGCTCTCACTAGGTGCTTGATAGGGCCATTCCTGAGATGAGGATAtaggaagaacagagaggagcAGGAGGTGACAATGACTAGTTTTGAGCGTAGCAGGCCAGGGTGCCATGGGGTATCTAAATAGATGTCCAGGAGGCAGCTGAAGGGCATTAAGCCGAGCTGGGGCACAGAGGACTTCCTATCTGCCTCACCGCATTTGCTCTCTGGTTCGACCTGCAGACCCCCTGCCTCTCCCGTGGGCGCTACAAGAAGTGGAGCTCAGGTTGCTGGGAGAGGCCGCCTGTCAGTGTCTCTATAGCCGGCCTGGCCCGTTCAACCTCACTTTCCAGCTATTGCCAGGGATGCTGTGTGCTGGCTACCCGGAGGGCCGCAGAGACACTTGCCAGGTGAGGGGAGGCCCCTGCATCTGCCTCACAGGGCCAGGCAGAGCCCTAACCAATAGGAAGCATGAGGAATAGACAAATATCTCTCtcaatgtctctgagcctcatctgCAAGAAGAGGGCAAGATTGCCAATGGATAGGATTGATGAGAAGATTATAAATGGACAGGACTTGGGGCTCAACAAGAGGGCACTGTTACTTATGGCAGCACGGTGCGGAGGTTACCTGCCAAGACTCCAGAGTGAGTCAGCCCGGTTGGAAGTCCAGcaccaccacttactagctgtgtgaccttggctaagttatttaacctccatatgtTCAGACTTTCTCATCTGGAAGATGGAGATGATACTTGATGGGTGGCTTCACCCTACTTCATAGGGTGGCTATGATGATTATAAGAATTTGTATATGTAAAAgcacttaggacagtgcctggtcTTTAATAAGAGTTCAAATAagcattagctattattattatcccccaTCCCAGTCCATAGCACAGCACCTATTACTTAGTaggttcattttaaaaaatgaattaattcctCACAGATGAGAATTTTCCAGATATCttgctgaaaacaaaacatggtatattTTAACCATTTCCCCCAGTAACTTTCCTCCAATGGCACACATTTTTGAGGGCACTCAAGCGTGAATGGTGGTGATGGGAATTCAAGCTAGATAGTCTTCAGCGTCCCTCCCAATTACGAGGTTCCAAGACCTACGGACATAATCCCCTGCCTTCTTGGACAGGATTGCAAACAATTCAAATTCCTCTAAACCAAGCACTGTCCATTAGAACCTCCTACAATGTTCTATACCTGTGATGTCCAGtatgatagccactagccacattgGCTATTGAACATTTGAGATGTGGCTAGTGTAACTGaaaaattgaatatttaatttaattattttttaatttttaaaagtttattttgagagacagagtgggggggcgggcagagagagggagagagagaatctcaagcaggcaggctccacactgccagcacagagccagatgcagggctcaaactcatgaaccatgagatcatgacctgagccaaaaccaagagttggtcccttaaccgactgagtcacccaggcacccctatttgagCCATTTATTGAACAAGAGTCAGTTGGCTCTGAATGAGACCTGAAGGCCTCTCTAACGTGGCCTTTAATGCATTAGCTTGCTGCCTTTGGCTTTAGCTGCTCATCAGCCTTTCTGCCTTAGAAAGCTTTCTTCTGTTTAGAGTTGCAGGGAATGCAGAGGACAAGTACAACCAGGGCCAGTTTCCAGAAGGTAGCTCTATGTTTGGCAACAAGAAGAGGTTTAGAATCTTTGTGAGGTGGCCTAGTATAAGCTGGTGGGTCCCTGGGCTGATCCCCTGACACTGAATTATCTACCATCAGGGAGACTCTGGGGGCCCCCTGGTCTGTGAGGAAGGCGGCCAATGGTTCCAGGCAGGAATCACCAGCTTTGGCTTTGGCTGTGGACGGAGGAACCGCCCTGGAGTCTTCACTGCTGTGGCCCCCTATGAGGCATGGATACGGGAACAGGTGATGGGCTCAGAACCTGGGCCTGCCTTTCCCACCCAGTCCTGGGAGCCCCAGCCAGGTCCCTGGGAGCCCACGGATGAGAACTGCACCATTGCCCTGCCAGGTAAGGGAGAAGGACCCCTAGATGTCACCTGGACATGGAAGATTTGAGTTGGGGTGGAAACTGCTGGTGGCCTGGGAGGCCCCCTGACCCAAGTCTCTCACCCCTCAGAGTGCGGGAAGGCACCAAGGCCAGGGACCTGGCCCTGGGAGGCGCGGGTGATGGTGCCAGGATCCAGACCCTGCCATGGGGCGCTGGTGTCTGAAAGCTGGGTCTTGGCACCTGCCAGCTGCTTTCTGGAGTGAGTGAAAACGCAGTCttagattttttcccctccccccccccccatcggcCTGAGACACTATCGACCTgtccccagcccttcccctggGTAGGGTAGGAGTAGGGGTGGAAGGGCACATCAGTCTGGAGTGCGGGGTTTCACAGGCAGGTGTAGGATCCAGCTTGCAAAGCGGGATCCTAGTCTACTGGGGCGAGTACGGGGTAGTATACATTCTATCAAGGATGCCGGGTTCTCTGGAAATCCAGAGTCCAAGCCAGAcatgtgtgggtttgagccgaGTGCGCAGGATGTGGCCCACGTCCCAGTTTCCCCCAACCCGCAGCCCCATCAACTCAGACCTCCTGCCCCGAGACCTAGACAACTGGCGCGTGCTACTGCCCTCGCGTCCGCGCGCAGAGCTGGTGGCACGCTTCGTGCCGCACGAGAATGCCTCATGGGACGACACCTCGGATCTGGCGCTGCTGCAGCTGCAAACGCCGGTGAACCTGAGCACCGCCTCGCGGCCAGTGTGCCTACCTCACCCAGAACACTATTTCCTGCCCAGGAGCCGCTGCCGCCTGGCGCGCTGGGGCCGCGGGGGTGAGCGCCCCACCAGGGCTGGCGCCCCACGCAGGGCTGGGCGGAGCCGGGCCGGACTCCTCTGCAGCGCAggctccctttcttttctcttccagaacCTGAGCCCGGACCCAGCACACTGCTTGAGGCAGAGCTGTTGGGCGCCTGGTGGTGTCACTGCCTGTATGGCCGCCAGGGGGAGTCAGTGCCGCCGCCAGGAGACCCTCCACACGCGCTCTGCCCCGCctaccaggaagaggaggaggcggGCCGCTGCTGGGTGAGCGACGGGGGCGGGGCCCGCGGGTCTTAATGCGAGTGGTTGCCAGGGCAGGGTCTGAGAGGAACTAGGAATGAGGCCGAGCACTCTGCGGGCAGGGACGGGATTAAGGCGGGGCCTCTCGCTGGGGGCGGAGCCTAGCCCTGGAGGACTTTGGGGAGGGGCCTGAGACGGGCCCTGGGCGATGTCTGACCTTCTTGCTACCCCTAGATTTAAAGAGAATCTTAAAGTGAGGGCTGACTTCTTACACAGATTACTATTGGAGCCTGGCTTGGAGGAGGTGGGACTTGTTTTGTCTGagtacgagagagagagagagagagagagagagagagagagagagagagaggagtacagGAAAGCCCCAGGACCTTTGATAGCCTCTCATCAACTTGCACATGCTCTTGCTGCAGAACTACTCTCATTGGAGCCTTCTGTGCCAGGAAGAGGGGACCTGGTTCCTGGCTGGAATCAGCGACTTCTCCAGTGGCTGCCTACGTCCCAGAGCCTTCTACCCCCTGCAGACCCATGGCCCATGGATCAGCCATGTGACTCGGGGAGCCTACCTGGAAGACCAGCTGACTTGGGACTGGGGCCCTGAGGGGGAGGAGACTGAGACGCAGGCTTGTCCCCCTCACACAGAACATGGTGGTGAGGGCTTAGGGCTTAGAGGGCTTTGGGGCTCCTGCGTGTGCTAAGATCCATGGCAGACCCTTCAGGGGTCAGCTGTGGAGCCTTCACTTAGGTGGTCACCTCCTCTCCCCTAGCCTGTGGCCTGCGGCCAGAGCCAGCTGTGATGGGTATCCTGTGGCCCTGGCTGGCAGAAGTGCATGTGGCTGGAAATCAAGTCTGCACTGGGATCCTAGTGGCCCCAGGCTGGGTCGTGGCAGCCACTCACTGTGTCCTCAGGTGGGTCTCACCCATCTCTTGGGCaagagggaagaaatggaaagatgggcaaaaggactttttttttttttcaaaaggacttttaaaatagTGGGATATAATCCCTTTAGGGCTCTTACAGTACAGGGAACCACTACAAGTGTTTTGAGATAGAAGAGAAATTTGGAAAGAGGAATAATGAAGGAGCTAGTGGAATGACCTTGGAGTTCATTCTGCCCTGTCCTCTGGATTGGGCAGGACTTTATAGCAATTCGGGGAGCAGGAGGTCACATTGGGCTTTGTTCCAACAGGCCGGGCTTTACAACAGTGCCTTATATTGAAGTGTACCTGGGCCGGGCAGGGGCTAGCCCCCTCCCACAGGGCCACCAGGTATCCCGGTTGGTCATCAGCATCCGTCTGCCCCGACACCTGGGACTTAGGCCCCCCCTTGCCCTCCTGGAGCTGAGCTCCCGGGTGGAACCTTCGCCATCAGCCTTGCCCATCTGCCTTCACCCAGGGGGTATCCCCCTGGGGGCCAGCTGTTGGGTGCTAGGCTGGAAGGACCCCCGAGACCGAGGTGAGAGAGCCCAGGGTCCTGGGTGTGAGAGGTGACTGAAGGCCAGAATCCCTGTGACaaccctctctcctctctctagtTCCTGTGGCTGCAGCTGTCTCCATCTTGACGCCACGACTCTGTCACTGTCTCTATCAAGGCATTCTGCCTCCTGGGACTCTCTGCGTTCTGTATTCAGAGGGTCAAGAGGATAGGTGTGAGGTAAAGGGGCCTGGGCGTCCtggtccagggaggggagaggcagtgctGGGCAGCTGGACcctagagagagagcagggttgGAATTCTTGAGTGCTGGGCCCCAAATGGGAAGAAGTGTGCTTCCTAGCTGGACCTCGGAGAGAGACCAGGGGCCTGGATGCCTAAGGATGTAGAGAAGTAGTGCTTTGTGGTTGGACTCTAAGGAGAAGGTGCGGTGAATCAGAAGGAAGGGTAAGAGACCCTTTTGGGCTTGGCCCTGACACTACAGGTGACCTCAGCACCTCCGCTCCTGTGCCAGACCGAGGGAGGCTCCTGGGTCCTCATGGGCATGGCTGTTCGAGGGAGCCGGGAGCTATTTGCTGCCATTGGCCCTGAAGAAGCCTGGATCTCCCAGACAGT is drawn from Leopardus geoffroyi isolate Oge1 chromosome E3, O.geoffroyi_Oge1_pat1.0, whole genome shotgun sequence and contains these coding sequences:
- the PRSS36 gene encoding polyserase-2 isoform X3 — its product is MSQHLLLPFVILAISPIPGALQDSALSPTQEEPEDLDCGRPEPSTRIMGGSEAQPGSWPWQVSLHQRGGHICGGSLIAPSWVLSAAHCFVTNGTLEPATEWSVLLGVHSQDGPLDSAHARAVAAILVPDNYSSVELGADLALLRLASPARLGPAVRPICLPRASHRFAHGTACWATGWGDIQEADPLPLPWALQEVELRLLGEAACQCLYSRPGPFNLTFQLLPGMLCAGYPEGRRDTCQGDSGGPLVCEEGGQWFQAGITSFGFGCGRRNRPGVFTAVAPYEAWIREQVMGSEPGPAFPTQSWEPQPGPWEPTDENCTIALPECGKAPRPGTWPWEARVMVPGSRPCHGALVSESWVLAPASCFLDPINSDLLPRDLDNWRVLLPSRPRAELVARFVPHENASWDDTSDLALLQLQTPVNLSTASRPVCLPHPEHYFLPRSRCRLARWGRGEPEPGPSTLLEAELLGAWWCHCLYGRQGESVPPPGDPPHALCPAYQEEEEAGRCWNYSHWSLLCQEEGTWFLAGISDFSSGCLRPRAFYPLQTHGPWISHVTRGAYLEDQLTWDWGPEGEETETQACPPHTEHGACGLRPEPAVMGILWPWLAEVHVAGNQVCTGILVAPGWVVAATHCVLRPGFTTVPYIEVYLGRAGASPLPQGHQVTSAPPLLCQTEGGSWVLMGMAVRGSRELFAAIGPEEAWISQTVGEAHFLPPNGYPHWPPEGSDLCPPDLARASGSPQAALLLLLLLLPLIQG
- the PRSS36 gene encoding polyserase-2 isoform X2, with the protein product MSQHLLLPFVILAISPIPGALQDSALSPTQEEPEDLDCGRPEPSTRIMGGSEAQPGSWPWQVSLHQRGGHICGGSLIAPSWVLSAAHCFVTNGTLEPATEWSVLLGVHSQDGPLDSAHARAVAAILVPDNYSSVELGADLALLRLASPARLGPAVRPICLPRASHRFAHGTACWATGWGDIQEADPLPLPWALQEVELRLLGEAACQCLYSRPGPFNLTFQLLPGMLCAGYPEGRRDTCQGDSGGPLVCEEGGQWFQAGITSFGFGCGRRNRPGVFTAVAPYEAWIREQVMGSEPGPAFPTQSWEPQPGPWEPTDENCTIALPECGKAPRPGTWPWEARVMVPGSRPCHGALVSESWVLAPASCFLDPINSDLLPRDLDNWRVLLPSRPRAELVARFVPHENASWDDTSDLALLQLQTPVNLSTASRPVCLPHPEHYFLPRSRCRLARWGRGEPEPGPSTLLEAELLGAWWCHCLYGRQGESVPPPGDPPHALCPAYQEEEENYSHWSLLCQEEGTWFLAGISDFSSGCLRPRAFYPLQTHGPWISHVTRGAYLEDQLTWDWGPEGEETETQACPPHTEHGACGLRPEPAVMGILWPWLAEVHVAGNQVCTGILVAPGWVVAATHCVLRPGFTTVPYIEVYLGRAGASPLPQGHQVSRLVISIRLPRHLGLRPPLALLELSSRVEPSPSALPICLHPGGIPLGASCWVLGWKDPRDRVPVAAAVSILTPRLCHCLYQGILPPGTLCVLYSEGQEDRCEVTSAPPLLCQTEGGSWVLMGMAVRGSRELFAAIGPEEAWISQTVGEAHFLPPNGYPHWPPEGSDLCPPDLARASGSPQAALLLLLLLLPLIQG
- the PRSS36 gene encoding polyserase-2 isoform X1, producing the protein MSQHLLLPFVILAISPIPGALQDSALSPTQEEPEDLDCGRPEPSTRIMGGSEAQPGSWPWQVSLHQRGGHICGGSLIAPSWVLSAAHCFVTNGTLEPATEWSVLLGVHSQDGPLDSAHARAVAAILVPDNYSSVELGADLALLRLASPARLGPAVRPICLPRASHRFAHGTACWATGWGDIQEADPLPLPWALQEVELRLLGEAACQCLYSRPGPFNLTFQLLPGMLCAGYPEGRRDTCQGDSGGPLVCEEGGQWFQAGITSFGFGCGRRNRPGVFTAVAPYEAWIREQVMGSEPGPAFPTQSWEPQPGPWEPTDENCTIALPECGKAPRPGTWPWEARVMVPGSRPCHGALVSESWVLAPASCFLDPINSDLLPRDLDNWRVLLPSRPRAELVARFVPHENASWDDTSDLALLQLQTPVNLSTASRPVCLPHPEHYFLPRSRCRLARWGRGEPEPGPSTLLEAELLGAWWCHCLYGRQGESVPPPGDPPHALCPAYQEEEEAGRCWNYSHWSLLCQEEGTWFLAGISDFSSGCLRPRAFYPLQTHGPWISHVTRGAYLEDQLTWDWGPEGEETETQACPPHTEHGACGLRPEPAVMGILWPWLAEVHVAGNQVCTGILVAPGWVVAATHCVLRPGFTTVPYIEVYLGRAGASPLPQGHQVSRLVISIRLPRHLGLRPPLALLELSSRVEPSPSALPICLHPGGIPLGASCWVLGWKDPRDRVPVAAAVSILTPRLCHCLYQGILPPGTLCVLYSEGQEDRCEVTSAPPLLCQTEGGSWVLMGMAVRGSRELFAAIGPEEAWISQTVGEAHFLPPNGYPHWPPEGSDLCPPDLARASGSPQAALLLLLLLLPLIQG